In Lytechinus variegatus isolate NC3 chromosome 12, Lvar_3.0, whole genome shotgun sequence, a single window of DNA contains:
- the LOC121425102 gene encoding peroxiredoxin-1-like, with translation MALFHKIFRFGAVAARATPRSLSTVCSRVTLPKPLASSQAASAGELGHWARFCKRRQISTSCHLNVAIQEPAPDFEGTAVIDGQFKDIKLSDYKGKYLVLFFYPLDFTFVCPTEIIAYSDRADEFRAINTEVVAASIDSHFSHLAWINTPRKQGGLGQMKIPLLSDMKKQIAEDYGVLLKDAGIALRGLFLIDPEGIVRHMSINDLPVGRSVDETLRLVKAFQFVAEHGEVCPAGWTPDSETIKPDPEGSKSYFEKVN, from the exons ATGGcactttttcacaaaatttttcgatTCGGG GCAGTCGCTGCCAGAGCTACCCCGCGGTCTTTGTCTACGGTATGCTCTCGTGTAACTCTGCCGAAACCTCTGGCGTCATCACAAGCAGCATCCGCTGGTGAACTCGGACATTGGGCAAGGTTTTGCAAACGAAGACAAATATCCACAA gTTGCCATCTGAATGTGGCTATTCAGGAGCCAGCACCCGACTTTGAAGGAACAGCAGTTATTGATGGTCAGTTCAAAGACATCAAACTTTCAGATTACAAGGGAAAATACCTGGTCCTTTTTTTCTACCCTCTAGATTT TACCTTTGTGTGTCCAACTGAAATAATTGCTTACAGTGACAGAGCAGATGAATTCAGAGCCATTAATACAGAAGTCGTAGCGGCTTCGATCGATTCACATTTTTCACACTTGGCTTGGATCAATACACCGAGAAAG CAAGGAGGTCTTGGTCAGATGAAGATCCCTCTACTCTCTGATATGAAGAAACAGATTGCTGAAGACTATGGAGTACTCCTTAAGGATGCTGGTATTGCATTAAG AGGATTGTTCCTCATTGACCCTGAGGGCATAGTTCGTCACATGAGCATCAATGACCTTCCTGTTGGACGATCAGTGGACGAGACTCTGCGATTGGTCAAGGCCTTCCAGTTTGTTGCTGAGCATGGAGAGGTCTGTCCTGCTGGCTGGACACCAGATTCAGAAACT